In Marinobacter antarcticus, one genomic interval encodes:
- the recR gene encoding recombination mediator RecR, producing the protein MAFSPLVDELVESLRCLPGVGQKTAQRMAFHLLERARSGGTRLSDALSNAMEGVRRCESCQNFSDTEVCGICENPARSNGTLCVVESPSDLLAIEQAGDYKGSYFVLMGHLSPIDGVGPEEIGIERLLRRVRSDAVTELILATNPTVEGEATAHYISDRLDGSEILITRLAHGIPVGGELGYVDGFTLTHAFRGRKPLLD; encoded by the coding sequence ATGGCGTTCAGCCCACTGGTTGATGAACTTGTCGAATCTCTCCGGTGTTTGCCGGGTGTTGGTCAGAAAACCGCCCAGCGCATGGCCTTTCACTTGCTTGAGCGGGCGCGCTCCGGTGGAACCCGGCTTTCTGATGCTTTGAGCAATGCCATGGAGGGTGTTCGCCGTTGCGAAAGCTGCCAGAACTTTTCCGATACCGAAGTGTGCGGGATTTGTGAGAATCCGGCCCGAAGTAACGGCACGCTCTGCGTGGTGGAAAGCCCATCAGATCTGCTGGCAATTGAACAGGCGGGAGATTACAAGGGCAGCTATTTTGTTCTGATGGGGCATCTGTCACCCATTGACGGCGTAGGGCCCGAGGAAATCGGTATCGAGCGGCTCCTGCGCCGGGTGCGTTCAGATGCTGTTACTGAGCTTATTCTTGCGACCAATCCGACGGTCGAGGGCGAAGCCACCGCGCACTATATTTCCGACCGGCTCGACGGTTCAGAGATTCTCATCACCCGCCTTGCTCACGGCATACCGGTAGGTGGCGAGCTTGGCTACGTCGACGGTTTTACGCTCACCCATGCGTTTCGCGGCAGAAAACCTCTGCTGGACTGA
- a CDS encoding VWA domain-containing protein produces the protein MLRLLTLVFFTALLLPVTLWAEEATTLTLPESPDVRIIVDISGSMKETDPNNLRQPAVRLLARVLPEGSTAGVWTFGQYVNMLVPHGEVGEPWREIAIDRSSQINSVALRTNLGRAIEVASDDYITGGSLENTHFILLTDGKVDISDSPDVNRAEEQRILGKLLNDLVARGATFHPVALSDQADAGFLKTLAEKSKGSFRIADTAESLNLAFLDALNTAAPQEQIPIEGNAFTVDGGVKEFTALIFRGKADNDEGEEPASLELIRPDGETLLYTTRPDNVRWARETAYDLVTITEPLVGEWRVTGELGEGSRVTVVSDLRMVVGPVPATFTPESPIDVRVAFFEKTEKVTNPEFLNVLSVKLSLTSEDGRSGSKALSADQPPEDGVYADTISKLPAEGLYRIDIVADGKTFARKFTATTRFIVPAGMVEPTIRSPIDISLAEQAGEAPAASEPLNPEPEQASEPVAEPESAAEPQPQPEPAEPTEPAPVAEEEPEAASSLPIPLWMIGAGAGALVVLALIIILLMRKRRAAVAGDDAASEETENLDDLKQEMADMEAEAPLVMAEPEPEPEPEPEPEEEPAEEDIPVASAVVEPEEAIPELVEPVEEDDEEEFGLDDFDLSEFDDLPDYDGPGDEPDDEQKK, from the coding sequence ATGCTGAGACTCCTCACGCTGGTTTTTTTCACTGCTTTATTGCTGCCCGTAACGCTGTGGGCCGAGGAAGCCACAACGCTGACACTGCCGGAAAGCCCGGATGTCCGGATTATTGTGGACATTTCAGGCTCCATGAAGGAAACCGACCCCAATAATCTGCGGCAACCTGCCGTAAGGCTGTTGGCCCGGGTGTTACCAGAGGGCAGCACGGCTGGTGTATGGACCTTCGGCCAGTATGTGAACATGCTGGTGCCCCACGGGGAAGTCGGGGAGCCCTGGCGTGAAATCGCCATCGACCGCTCCAGTCAAATCAATTCTGTGGCTTTGCGCACCAATCTTGGCAGAGCCATTGAAGTCGCCAGCGACGATTATATAACCGGCGGCTCGCTTGAGAATACGCACTTCATTCTGCTGACAGATGGCAAGGTGGACATCTCGGACAGCCCGGATGTGAACCGGGCTGAAGAGCAGCGGATTCTGGGCAAGCTATTGAATGACCTGGTGGCCAGAGGCGCGACTTTCCATCCTGTTGCGCTTTCTGATCAGGCGGATGCCGGTTTTCTGAAGACGCTTGCGGAAAAATCAAAAGGCAGTTTCCGGATTGCCGACACGGCGGAATCCCTCAATCTGGCCTTTCTGGACGCCCTGAATACGGCAGCACCCCAAGAGCAGATTCCGATTGAAGGCAATGCGTTCACCGTTGATGGAGGTGTAAAGGAATTTACCGCATTAATCTTCCGCGGCAAGGCTGACAACGATGAAGGGGAGGAACCTGCCAGCCTGGAACTGATCCGGCCTGATGGTGAAACGCTCCTTTATACCACTCGGCCTGACAACGTTCGCTGGGCCCGGGAAACGGCCTATGACCTAGTTACCATTACCGAGCCCCTGGTGGGCGAGTGGCGGGTAACAGGTGAGCTGGGTGAGGGCAGTCGCGTTACGGTCGTCAGTGATCTGAGGATGGTTGTAGGCCCTGTACCTGCGACGTTTACGCCGGAATCACCGATTGATGTCCGCGTTGCGTTTTTTGAAAAAACGGAAAAGGTGACCAATCCGGAATTTCTCAACGTACTGAGTGTGAAGCTGAGCCTGACATCGGAAGACGGGCGCAGCGGCAGCAAGGCACTTTCGGCTGATCAGCCTCCGGAAGACGGCGTGTACGCAGACACCATCAGTAAGCTGCCGGCAGAAGGTCTTTACAGAATAGACATTGTTGCGGACGGCAAAACCTTTGCACGAAAATTTACCGCAACAACCCGGTTTATCGTGCCTGCAGGTATGGTTGAGCCAACCATCAGGTCACCCATTGATATCAGTCTCGCTGAGCAGGCCGGGGAAGCGCCGGCTGCTTCTGAGCCTTTGAACCCGGAACCGGAGCAGGCAAGTGAGCCGGTGGCAGAACCTGAGTCCGCTGCAGAACCTCAGCCCCAGCCGGAGCCTGCTGAACCAACAGAGCCCGCGCCTGTGGCGGAAGAAGAGCCCGAAGCCGCATCATCACTGCCTATACCACTGTGGATGATCGGAGCCGGCGCAGGAGCGCTCGTGGTACTTGCGCTAATCATTATTTTGCTGATGCGCAAGCGCCGTGCCGCAGTGGCCGGAGATGATGCCGCTAGCGAAGAAACCGAGAACCTGGATGACCTTAAACAGGAAATGGCCGACATGGAGGCGGAGGCTCCGCTCGTGATGGCAGAGCCCGAACCAGAGCCAGAGCCAGAGCCAGAGCCGGAAGAAGAGCCTGCAGAGGAAGATATACCGGTTGCCAGCGCGGTTGTGGAGCCGGAGGAAGCTATCCCGGAACTGGTTGAACCGGTGGAAGAAGACGATGAAGAAGAATTTGGCCTGGATGATTTTGACTTGTCCGAATTTGACGATTTACCCGACTACGATGGGCCGGGCGACGAACCGGATGATGAACAGAAAAAGTAA
- the rnd gene encoding ribonuclease D gives MTFSLPAINVPPAPETIDWITRPEELDTWLDSSPGLPLVLDTEFERVNTFYPIPGLVQLGLGDRFCLVDPEVAEESERFREVIADPDVTKLLYAMSEDLELFRDWLGIRPKGVVDLQIGAAMAGAGFSLGYARFVETLFGEALDKSVTRSDWISRPLSEAQQRYAIEDIRFLAPMHQWITAHLRERGLEAALVEESTRFADELAAQDDPHNHYLRLRGGWTLTAQQQLVLKKLVVWRELESRERDRPRGRVVADPLLIAIAERLPKSLTEMSNIQGVPAGVVRRYGEALLELVEEGRNADNSGIERIAPPLTRDQQMSFKQLKRFFREASEAADIPIELLAPRKRLEKVLQDKSLAESPFFHGWRAQILEPAMNDIEGYLKS, from the coding sequence ATGACCTTTTCTCTACCGGCTATTAACGTTCCCCCGGCCCCTGAAACCATTGATTGGATTACACGGCCCGAAGAGCTGGACACCTGGCTAGACAGTTCACCCGGGCTGCCTCTGGTTCTGGATACCGAATTTGAGCGGGTCAATACCTTCTATCCTATTCCCGGGCTGGTTCAGCTTGGTCTTGGCGATCGCTTTTGCCTGGTAGATCCCGAAGTTGCTGAAGAATCAGAGCGTTTTCGGGAAGTGATTGCTGACCCCGACGTTACCAAGCTGCTCTATGCCATGAGCGAAGATCTCGAGCTCTTTCGCGACTGGCTCGGGATACGTCCGAAGGGCGTTGTGGATCTGCAGATTGGGGCGGCTATGGCCGGTGCGGGTTTTTCTCTGGGTTACGCGCGGTTTGTTGAAACACTTTTTGGCGAAGCGTTGGATAAATCAGTTACCCGTTCTGACTGGATTTCCCGCCCTTTGAGTGAGGCGCAGCAGCGTTACGCGATTGAAGACATACGTTTTCTTGCGCCCATGCACCAGTGGATAACGGCGCATCTTCGTGAGCGCGGGCTTGAGGCGGCGCTTGTGGAAGAATCCACGCGCTTTGCCGATGAGCTCGCAGCGCAGGACGATCCCCACAATCATTACCTCCGCCTTCGTGGCGGCTGGACGTTAACGGCGCAGCAACAGCTTGTGCTCAAAAAACTGGTGGTTTGGCGAGAGCTGGAAAGCCGAGAGCGCGACCGCCCACGGGGCCGTGTGGTGGCGGATCCGCTTCTTATTGCCATTGCAGAGCGGTTGCCAAAGTCGCTCACTGAGATGTCCAATATTCAGGGTGTTCCGGCGGGTGTGGTTCGCCGGTACGGCGAGGCTTTGCTTGAGCTTGTCGAAGAGGGGCGTAACGCTGATAATTCCGGGATTGAGCGCATTGCGCCACCCTTGACCCGGGATCAGCAGATGTCTTTTAAACAGTTAAAGCGTTTTTTCAGGGAAGCATCGGAAGCTGCTGATATACCAATCGAATTGCTCGCACCGAGAAAGCGACTTGAAAAAGTTCTGCAGGACAAATCCTTGGCTGAAAGCCCGTTTTTCCATGGTTGGCGCGCTCAGATTCTCGAGCCGGCAATGAACGATATTGAGGGTTATCTGAAATCATGA
- a CDS encoding 2OG-Fe(II) oxygenase encodes MDKAQWLDELAQGLSDHGWMSFDITPWLGIELLRSLQHEIIVLDQNNALKSAGIGRGSAPVRDRSVRRDKIAWLQGVTSPQLALFDFLESLRVGLNQRLFLGLKHFEAHYATYHRGDFYKAHVDSFQGRASRIVSLVLYLNDHWLPTDGGALQVYSRENQSEAGGLVLPEAGRVALFMSEEIRHEVLEAHRTRYSLACWLRQDEIALPLSALSALK; translated from the coding sequence TTGGATAAAGCGCAATGGTTGGATGAGCTTGCTCAAGGCCTGAGTGACCACGGCTGGATGAGCTTTGATATTACGCCATGGCTTGGCATTGAGTTGTTGCGATCACTTCAGCACGAAATCATCGTTCTGGATCAGAATAATGCCCTCAAAAGTGCCGGTATCGGGCGGGGCAGTGCGCCCGTTCGGGATCGCTCCGTGCGCCGCGACAAGATTGCCTGGCTTCAGGGTGTAACGTCGCCCCAGTTGGCGCTGTTCGATTTTCTTGAAAGCCTGCGAGTGGGTTTGAATCAGCGGCTTTTTCTGGGCCTGAAGCACTTCGAAGCCCACTATGCGACTTACCATCGCGGTGATTTCTATAAGGCTCATGTGGACAGTTTTCAGGGCCGGGCCTCGCGCATTGTCAGCCTTGTGCTGTATCTGAACGATCACTGGCTACCCACGGATGGTGGTGCGCTTCAGGTCTATAGCCGGGAAAACCAAAGCGAAGCCGGCGGGCTGGTGTTGCCTGAGGCGGGCAGGGTGGCGTTGTTCATGAGCGAGGAAATCCGCCATGAGGTTCTCGAAGCCCATCGCACGCGCTACAGCCTGGCGTGCTGGCTTCGGCAGGATGAGATTGCGCTGCCGTTATCTGCGCTTTCTGCACTTAAATAG
- a CDS encoding YcgL domain-containing protein produces the protein MKDREFVSVFRSSKKSDTYIYLRRGHKWDELPDSLRAIFGNPVHSMDLIMTPGRKLARATGEQILSAIAEKDFFLQMPEERDAYVVDFRTKPGMRES, from the coding sequence ATGAAAGATCGGGAGTTCGTGTCTGTTTTCCGAAGCAGTAAAAAAAGTGATACCTATATTTACCTTCGTCGCGGGCATAAGTGGGATGAGTTACCCGACAGCCTGAGGGCTATTTTTGGCAACCCGGTACACTCAATGGATCTGATTATGACTCCGGGGCGCAAGCTCGCCAGAGCAACCGGTGAACAGATACTGAGCGCGATCGCTGAAAAAGATTTTTTTTTGCAGATGCCCGAAGAGCGGGATGCTTACGTTGTCGATTTTCGCACGAAGCCGGGAATGAGAGAGTCATGA
- a CDS encoding YcgN family cysteine cluster protein produces MIAQIPFWQRKRLSEMTPQEWESLCDGCGKCCLNKLEDEDTGEVYHTDLVCRYMDDDTCRCTVYPDRLSKVPGCTVLTPDTVTDYYWLPSTCAYRTLAEGRPLADWHPLRSGCPDSVHEAGVSIRHKVIHEDRVAEEDWEEHIIHWVL; encoded by the coding sequence ATGATTGCCCAAATCCCGTTCTGGCAGCGCAAGCGCCTGAGCGAGATGACGCCACAGGAATGGGAATCCCTGTGCGACGGTTGCGGCAAATGCTGCCTGAACAAGCTTGAAGATGAAGACACCGGCGAGGTGTACCACACCGATCTGGTGTGTCGTTATATGGATGACGACACCTGTCGGTGTACGGTTTATCCGGACCGCCTCAGTAAAGTGCCTGGCTGCACGGTGCTGACACCGGATACGGTGACCGATTACTATTGGCTGCCCTCTACCTGTGCCTATCGCACGCTTGCAGAGGGCAGGCCTCTGGCCGATTGGCACCCGCTGCGCAGCGGATGCCCGGATTCGGTTCACGAAGCAGGTGTTTCCATACGCCATAAAGTGATCCATGAGGATCGGGTGGCCGAGGAAGACTGGGAAGAACACATCATTCACTGGGTTCTGTAA
- the dnaX gene encoding DNA polymerase III subunit gamma/tau, translated as MSYQVLARKWRPRTFEDMVGQEHVLQALIHALENQRLHHAYLFTGTRGVGKTTIGRLLARCLNCETGITPHPCGTCSSCREIQEGRFVDLIEIDAASRTGVDDMRELTDNVQYAPSRGRYKVYLIDEVHMLTNQSFNAFLKTLEEPPEHVKFLLATTDPQKLPVTVLSRCLQFNLKRMTPEHIAGHLTKVLTAEQIPFEEPALWLLARAADGSMRDALSLTDQAIAFGNQKLAASDVSSMLGTIDQRDIERIVNALVGSDGPGLLAEISRISDFAPDYSLILADLLSLFHRVTMEQVVPGSADNTLGDAVQVQTLARKLSAEDAQLFYQAALLGRKDLAITPDARMGFEMTLLRMLAFRPGSDRRAPPAATAIEPPEPEPEPVKPEPEPVPVQEQEPQGYADAPADDAWLASLDAQAESAPDYPEPEPEPEPEPEPEPEPEPEPEPELEAAPVPVAEVAGGEFVWEQDFRSLGIVGMPGNLASHGAMSRAGDTITLLIDAGHARLLNTRHEEKILAALRNHFGDAIQLKIEQGDPGPNTPAAFDERLRVASQSAAEESIRNDPLVKSIVERFEARVVEESIRPTEISRR; from the coding sequence ATGAGCTACCAGGTACTTGCCCGTAAATGGCGCCCCCGCACCTTTGAAGATATGGTGGGCCAGGAACACGTTCTTCAGGCGTTAATTCACGCTCTGGAAAACCAGCGTCTGCACCACGCCTATCTGTTTACTGGCACCCGGGGTGTGGGTAAAACCACCATCGGGCGTCTTTTGGCGCGTTGTCTTAACTGTGAAACCGGCATCACTCCGCACCCCTGCGGTACCTGCTCCAGTTGCCGGGAGATTCAGGAAGGCCGGTTTGTCGATCTGATTGAGATTGATGCCGCATCCCGCACCGGTGTGGATGATATGCGGGAGCTCACTGACAATGTTCAGTACGCCCCCAGCCGTGGCCGTTACAAGGTGTACCTCATTGACGAGGTGCACATGCTCACCAATCAGTCTTTTAACGCGTTTCTCAAAACCCTTGAGGAGCCGCCGGAACATGTGAAGTTCCTGCTGGCGACGACCGATCCCCAGAAGCTACCCGTAACGGTTCTCTCCCGCTGTCTGCAATTCAACCTCAAGCGCATGACCCCGGAGCATATTGCCGGGCACCTGACAAAAGTTCTGACGGCCGAGCAGATTCCATTTGAAGAGCCTGCGCTCTGGCTGCTGGCCCGGGCTGCCGATGGCAGTATGCGGGATGCCCTGAGCCTGACGGATCAAGCCATTGCGTTTGGTAACCAGAAGCTTGCCGCCAGTGATGTCAGCAGCATGCTGGGGACGATTGATCAGCGGGATATCGAGCGGATCGTAAACGCTCTGGTAGGCAGTGATGGCCCTGGGTTGCTGGCGGAAATCAGCCGGATTTCGGATTTTGCGCCGGACTACAGCCTGATACTCGCGGATCTGCTGTCTTTGTTCCACCGCGTGACCATGGAGCAGGTGGTTCCTGGCAGTGCAGACAATACGCTCGGCGATGCGGTGCAGGTTCAGACGCTGGCACGCAAGCTGAGCGCGGAAGATGCCCAGCTGTTTTATCAGGCCGCTCTTTTAGGCCGTAAGGACTTGGCGATTACGCCCGATGCCCGGATGGGCTTCGAGATGACATTGCTCCGGATGCTGGCATTCCGCCCCGGCTCAGACCGGCGTGCACCACCTGCTGCAACCGCCATCGAGCCACCTGAGCCCGAGCCGGAGCCTGTTAAACCAGAGCCGGAACCAGTACCTGTTCAGGAACAGGAGCCGCAAGGTTACGCTGATGCACCAGCAGATGATGCCTGGCTTGCAAGCCTTGACGCCCAGGCCGAATCCGCCCCCGATTATCCAGAGCCAGAGCCAGAGCCAGAGCCAGAGCCAGAGCCAGAGCCAGAGCCAGAGCCAGAGCCAGAGCCAGAGCTTGAAGCTGCCCCGGTTCCTGTTGCAGAGGTTGCAGGCGGAGAGTTTGTCTGGGAGCAGGATTTCCGCAGTCTCGGTATTGTGGGTATGCCCGGCAACCTGGCCAGCCACGGCGCCATGTCCCGTGCTGGCGACACCATCACGTTACTGATCGACGCTGGTCACGCACGGCTGCTGAACACGCGGCATGAAGAAAAAATTCTGGCCGCCTTGAGAAATCACTTTGGCGACGCCATTCAGTTAAAGATAGAGCAAGGGGATCCAGGGCCCAATACGCCGGCGGCTTTCGATGAGCGGCTGCGTGTGGCGAGTCAGAGTGCGGCAGAAGAATCTATCCGCAACGATCCGCTGGTCAAATCCATTGTGGAACGGTTTGAGGCGAGGGTGGTCGAAGAGAGCATCCGGCCGACAGAGATAAGCAGGAGATAA
- a CDS encoding D-hexose-6-phosphate mutarotase: MSESSNKPPLSLSPGQWSFTRWNTIGQLEALEVHHPLFEATLFMQGAHLTRFIPNNEPDWLWLSPAARFEPGRPIRGGIPVCWPWFGDPARNAPEVRKRVKTPSPHGFARTALWKLEDVRENAHEVEISLSLDANDDFADVWNGHALALLTYSFSVRGCQLALTTTNLRIGPLAFSQALHTYLPTTDITRSRVLGLGYRHYMDTLKDWEYCTQDGPVYFEGETDRIYESGEPLTIVTPSASRKLTAVGSDSTVVWNPGPDKAAKLSDFPGSAWQTMLCVETANAASDYRVLNEGQSHTLGVLIGRG; encoded by the coding sequence ATGTCCGAAAGCAGTAACAAACCGCCTTTATCTCTTTCTCCGGGACAGTGGTCTTTTACCCGCTGGAACACGATCGGACAACTGGAAGCGCTAGAGGTTCATCACCCTCTGTTTGAAGCCACCCTGTTCATGCAGGGTGCGCACCTCACCCGATTTATCCCGAATAACGAACCAGACTGGCTATGGCTTAGCCCCGCTGCGCGCTTTGAGCCTGGCCGGCCCATTCGGGGCGGAATTCCAGTGTGCTGGCCCTGGTTCGGCGATCCGGCCCGCAACGCGCCAGAGGTGCGTAAACGGGTAAAAACACCAAGCCCTCACGGATTTGCCCGCACGGCCCTCTGGAAACTGGAGGACGTAAGAGAAAACGCCCATGAGGTCGAAATATCGCTCTCCCTCGATGCCAACGACGACTTTGCCGACGTGTGGAACGGCCACGCTTTGGCGCTGCTAACGTACAGTTTTTCAGTACGCGGCTGCCAGCTTGCGCTCACCACCACCAACCTCCGCATTGGCCCTCTGGCGTTTAGCCAGGCGCTGCACACTTACCTGCCAACAACCGACATCACACGTTCGAGAGTATTGGGTCTTGGTTACCGCCACTACATGGATACGCTCAAAGACTGGGAATACTGCACCCAGGATGGCCCCGTCTATTTCGAGGGCGAAACTGACCGGATATACGAAAGCGGCGAACCGCTCACCATCGTAACGCCCAGTGCCAGCCGAAAGCTAACCGCGGTTGGCAGTGACTCGACGGTAGTGTGGAATCCCGGCCCCGACAAAGCCGCAAAGCTGAGCGACTTTCCAGGCTCTGCCTGGCAGACAATGCTCTGTGTCGAAACTGCCAATGCAGCAAGCGATTATCGCGTGCTTAATGAGGGCCAGAGCCACACGCTCGGTGTGTTGATCGGGCGTGGTTGA
- a CDS encoding lysophospholipid acyltransferase family protein, whose product MSLASFLKSRLVPAKLDEQINRIRKPIGSLGYDPWGYNNETFKSGFALTKPIYEKYFRTEAHGVDHIPAEGPVLIVGNHSGQLPIDGVLVGYAVASREKDPRIPRAMIERFFPTVPWLGNLLNEVGAALGDPVNCARMLANNEAIIVFPEGIRGSGKLYRDRYQLQRFGNGFMHLAMKYKAAIVPVGVVGCEETIPAIANIKPLAKALGLPYVPVAMPVVLPAKVHLNFGPPMYFDGEDIPEEQVDERVAQVKAEIDRLIDKGLKDRKRLF is encoded by the coding sequence ATGAGCTTGGCATCATTTCTGAAATCCCGACTGGTTCCAGCGAAGCTGGACGAGCAAATCAATCGCATTCGCAAACCCATAGGGTCACTCGGATACGACCCCTGGGGCTACAATAACGAGACCTTCAAATCCGGTTTTGCTCTGACAAAGCCGATTTACGAAAAGTACTTCCGTACAGAAGCCCACGGCGTTGATCATATCCCCGCTGAAGGGCCTGTGTTGATTGTAGGAAATCACAGCGGACAACTCCCGATTGATGGCGTACTCGTTGGTTACGCAGTGGCCTCCCGTGAAAAAGATCCGCGCATTCCCCGAGCTATGATTGAACGCTTTTTCCCTACGGTACCCTGGCTCGGCAACCTCTTGAACGAAGTGGGAGCCGCACTGGGCGACCCGGTAAATTGCGCCAGAATGCTTGCCAACAACGAAGCCATCATTGTTTTCCCCGAAGGCATACGCGGCTCTGGCAAACTCTACCGCGATCGCTACCAGCTTCAGCGGTTTGGCAATGGGTTCATGCACCTGGCCATGAAATACAAAGCCGCCATCGTGCCCGTGGGCGTGGTGGGCTGTGAAGAAACCATACCCGCCATCGCCAACATCAAACCCCTGGCCAAAGCGCTGGGGCTCCCGTACGTTCCAGTTGCAATGCCTGTGGTATTACCCGCCAAGGTTCACCTGAATTTCGGGCCACCCATGTATTTTGATGGCGAGGATATTCCGGAAGAACAGGTAGACGAACGTGTTGCACAGGTAAAAGCCGAAATAGACCGACTGATCGACAAGGGACTGAAAGATAGGAAAAGGCTGTTCTGA
- a CDS encoding SDR family oxidoreductase, producing MSEQRKPHILVTGAAGALAHQVIERLRETCDLVAVDAREQVQLGDAIPSYCIDCNHRSFEDLFRRYQFDGVIHLGRIHSSQLTRMRRYNANVLGTQKLLDLSHKYGIRRIVVLSTYHVYGAMAYNPALINESAPMKSAGLSADLIDSVELENLANIYLWRFPELNITILRPCNIVGPGVRNTMSALLASPRAPVLAGFSPMMQFIHIDDIADAIVLAYNKATRGIFNVAPEDWVAYQKALELCGCTRIPVPSVPPILPRLLLRALRLRSFPAYLMEFFKYPVVIDGRAFAKEFGFKPKRPLKEIFRFYRDNKTPL from the coding sequence ATGAGCGAACAACGAAAACCTCATATTCTCGTCACAGGCGCCGCAGGCGCACTGGCACATCAGGTGATTGAACGGCTCCGGGAAACCTGCGACCTCGTAGCCGTGGACGCACGGGAACAGGTCCAACTCGGCGATGCTATTCCCAGCTATTGTATCGATTGCAACCACCGGAGCTTTGAGGATCTGTTTCGCCGCTACCAGTTTGACGGCGTTATTCATCTCGGGCGCATCCATTCAAGCCAGCTCACCCGGATGCGGCGCTACAACGCTAACGTTCTGGGCACACAAAAGCTGCTGGACCTGAGCCACAAGTACGGCATCCGGCGCATTGTGGTGCTATCCACCTACCACGTATATGGAGCCATGGCCTACAACCCCGCCCTCATCAACGAGTCGGCTCCCATGAAAAGCGCGGGCCTGAGTGCAGATCTGATCGATTCCGTGGAACTGGAGAACCTGGCAAACATCTATCTTTGGCGCTTCCCGGAGCTGAACATCACCATCCTGCGCCCCTGCAACATTGTAGGCCCTGGCGTGCGTAACACCATGAGTGCATTGCTGGCCAGCCCGCGTGCTCCGGTGCTTGCAGGCTTCTCGCCCATGATGCAGTTCATTCACATCGACGACATAGCGGATGCCATCGTGCTGGCATACAACAAAGCGACACGGGGAATATTCAATGTCGCCCCGGAAGATTGGGTGGCTTACCAGAAGGCGCTGGAACTTTGCGGCTGCACCCGAATCCCGGTGCCTTCTGTTCCGCCGATCCTGCCACGGCTTTTACTGCGCGCACTTCGTCTGCGAAGCTTTCCTGCCTACCTTATGGAATTTTTCAAATACCCGGTGGTGATTGATGGCAGAGCCTTTGCGAAAGAGTTTGGATTCAAACCGAAGCGGCCACTGAAAGAAATTTTCCGGTTTTATCGGGACAACAAAACACCGCTCTAA
- a CDS encoding YbaB/EbfC family nucleoid-associated protein codes for MMNDMGGLMKKAQKMQEEMQKAQEEAAKAEVTGEAGAGLVKVTMNGRHDVRKVDIDPSLMSEEKDILEDLLAAAVNDAVRRVEANQKDKMSGMMSGMGLPPGFKMPF; via the coding sequence ATGATGAACGATATGGGCGGCCTGATGAAAAAGGCCCAGAAAATGCAGGAAGAAATGCAGAAGGCTCAGGAAGAAGCGGCAAAAGCCGAAGTTACCGGCGAAGCCGGCGCGGGTCTGGTGAAAGTCACCATGAACGGACGTCACGATGTCCGCAAGGTGGATATCGACCCATCCCTGATGTCGGAAGAGAAGGATATTCTGGAAGACTTGCTGGCCGCGGCCGTTAACGATGCGGTGCGTCGTGTGGAGGCCAACCAGAAGGATAAAATGTCAGGCATGATGTCAGGTATGGGTTTGCCGCCTGGCTTCAAGATGCCGTTTTAA